Proteins encoded together in one Litoribrevibacter albus window:
- the ssb gene encoding single-stranded DNA-binding protein, with the protein MARGINKVILVGNLGQDPDTRYTANNNAVTNLTIATSDTWTDKQTGQKQERTEWHRVVMFNKLAEIAQQYLHKGSKVYIEGSLRTRKWQDDQGQDRYTTEIVASDMQMLDGRSGEYGSDMRAQQQAEAYGAQPPEQSQTLNANPQSQAPAPVGESYEDDIPFDVYQRGMVI; encoded by the coding sequence ATGGCAAGAGGAATTAATAAGGTCATCTTAGTGGGTAATCTGGGTCAAGATCCTGATACCCGTTATACGGCCAACAACAACGCTGTGACCAATTTGACCATTGCGACAAGCGATACCTGGACGGACAAACAAACGGGGCAGAAGCAAGAGCGCACGGAATGGCACCGGGTAGTGATGTTCAATAAATTGGCTGAAATTGCTCAGCAGTATTTGCATAAGGGGTCAAAAGTCTACATTGAGGGCTCACTTAGAACGCGCAAGTGGCAAGACGATCAAGGGCAGGATCGATACACCACCGAAATTGTTGCCTCTGACATGCAAATGCTGGACGGTCGTTCCGGCGAATATGGGTCAGATATGAGAGCGCAGCAACAAGCAGAGGCGTATGGGGCTCAACCCCCAGAGCAATCACAAACCCTCAATGCTAACCCCCAAAGCCAAGCCCCGGCACCAGTGGGTGAGTCTTATGAAGATGACATTCCCTTCGATGTATATCAGCGTGGAATGGTGATTTAG
- a CDS encoding replication protein P, producing MQTVTQITQGMTKQSQPAKPAQGEFQQKPARELSPDAVRIVNYLFQRLRSCFPAWKNSFPDADSWKLAKQAWVDAFIEHGICTHDQLNHGIRKATEVGSPFWPSVGQFVQWCKPTPEDFGLPSVQEAYFEAAKNASRVRSHKFSHPAVRLAGGATGWFELASQPESKIFKRFERNYQVLVNRVMAGEDLSAEIPKALPSGVVTRPAPKTVALASLDQLKAALS from the coding sequence ATGCAAACGGTAACCCAAATAACCCAAGGCATGACTAAGCAATCTCAGCCAGCCAAGCCAGCCCAAGGTGAGTTTCAACAAAAACCCGCTAGGGAATTGAGCCCTGATGCTGTTCGCATTGTGAATTATTTGTTTCAAAGACTGCGCTCGTGCTTCCCAGCATGGAAGAATTCATTTCCTGACGCTGATTCCTGGAAGCTGGCAAAACAGGCATGGGTTGATGCGTTCATTGAGCATGGTATCTGTACCCACGATCAGTTAAATCATGGCATTCGTAAGGCCACCGAAGTTGGCTCTCCGTTCTGGCCGTCGGTAGGTCAATTCGTGCAGTGGTGCAAACCAACCCCGGAAGACTTTGGCCTTCCCTCAGTGCAAGAGGCGTACTTCGAAGCGGCTAAGAACGCCAGTCGTGTTAGATCCCATAAATTCAGTCACCCAGCCGTTCGGTTGGCTGGGGGCGCGACTGGTTGGTTCGAGTTGGCCAGTCAGCCCGAGAGCAAAATTTTCAAGCGCTTTGAGCGGAATTATCAGGTGTTAGTGAATCGAGTAATGGCCGGTGAAGATCTGTCCGCCGAGATTCCCAAGGCGTTGCCTTCTGGGGTAGTGACTCGGCCTGCACCTAAGACGGTTGCCTTGGCTTCGCTTGATCAGCTTAAGGCCGCGTTGTCGTGA
- a CDS encoding tyrosine-type recombinase/integrase, translated as MSKAKALKPFQIKHALSVCKLMTHSQGKRCALVLSHSAMRVSEIALLETKYVVTKAGLIRREIHLPAAICKNLKPRTIWLGGSLITEIIQDWIDYRKAKGWGTNLSSDDYQGLNPDSRFLFSNKGRPYAMTVKKRVLVDGSVKEYKSSDALESSIRTVYKKAGLHQASSHSGRKSLVTNGIVKHGYSLAQMANLLGHNDEETTLIYVDIDQQRIAEMYEEAF; from the coding sequence ATGAGCAAAGCCAAAGCATTAAAACCCTTCCAAATTAAACACGCCCTTTCCGTCTGCAAGTTGATGACGCATAGCCAAGGTAAACGCTGTGCATTGGTTCTAAGCCATTCAGCTATGCGGGTATCAGAGATAGCACTTCTCGAAACTAAATACGTTGTAACTAAGGCTGGCTTGATACGCCGTGAGATTCATCTACCAGCCGCCATTTGTAAGAACTTGAAGCCTAGAACCATCTGGTTAGGTGGTTCGCTAATCACTGAGATTATTCAGGATTGGATTGATTATAGAAAGGCCAAGGGCTGGGGAACGAATCTTAGCTCTGACGATTATCAAGGCTTGAATCCAGATAGTCGCTTTCTGTTCTCGAACAAAGGCAGGCCGTATGCCATGACCGTTAAAAAGAGAGTTTTGGTCGATGGATCGGTTAAGGAATACAAATCGAGTGACGCGCTAGAAAGCAGCATTAGAACGGTTTACAAGAAAGCCGGATTGCATCAGGCGAGTAGTCATTCAGGGCGTAAGAGCTTAGTTACAAACGGGATAGTTAAACACGGATATTCACTGGCTCAGATGGCAAATTTACTGGGTCATAACGATGAAGAAACAACACTAATTTACGTCGACATTGATCAGCAGAGAATCGCTGAAATGTACGAGGAAGCCTTTTGA
- a CDS encoding SGNH/GDSL hydrolase family protein: MSLVRALVSPLVSRLSKSVFSMLDIDTVVIFGASIMEQSFSDSEDTVSKFLDAGIFVDVFERATSGDDTTQMLAKLPAVITEFQSIAARTLFVIHWGGNDVSRDGPFPGGADTMEANMRSMLSDIKSAGFKIMMSDISYRVPPASNPSQPYNDAFMYQLQSEYNDVDWFLQQFTFDNQVDIETDGIHPGAVLEEKIRQYLVVQSKAYIKPVAVETSIVKDLVIEFGAGALLKYRSQLNSIDANGTIFDLRNSDYSKIVGSSVTVTGAYGTNTSGRGNTADIGNDTASLFNDECLKDSLYITSSDTIYVDLSGLPLDDAGLYTVGVTASRKSDTGTKVSEYTVDGITLALDAELSPPGQVYFNNVTGANLRSNGIQVAVQDGSSFGYIGIASITEAG, translated from the coding sequence ATGTCTTTGGTTCGGGCATTGGTCAGCCCTCTGGTTTCAAGATTGTCAAAATCAGTTTTTTCAATGCTGGATATTGATACTGTCGTCATTTTTGGCGCGTCAATTATGGAGCAATCGTTTTCCGATTCAGAAGATACGGTGTCTAAATTTTTAGACGCCGGCATTTTTGTTGATGTTTTTGAAAGAGCGACCAGTGGAGATGATACCACTCAAATGTTAGCTAAGCTGCCCGCCGTTATTACCGAGTTCCAATCAATCGCGGCACGGACGTTATTTGTAATTCATTGGGGCGGGAATGATGTCTCAAGAGACGGGCCGTTCCCTGGTGGGGCAGATACAATGGAAGCTAACATGCGCTCAATGTTATCAGACATTAAGAGTGCCGGTTTTAAGATAATGATGAGTGACATTTCTTATCGAGTGCCCCCTGCTTCGAATCCTTCGCAGCCGTATAACGATGCTTTTATGTATCAATTGCAGTCAGAGTACAACGACGTAGATTGGTTCTTACAGCAGTTCACATTTGATAATCAGGTAGATATAGAAACGGATGGAATTCATCCAGGTGCAGTACTAGAAGAAAAAATACGACAATATCTAGTCGTACAATCCAAAGCATACATAAAGCCTGTAGCAGTAGAGACGAGCATTGTTAAAGATTTGGTAATAGAGTTCGGGGCTGGTGCTCTACTTAAATACCGATCCCAATTGAATTCCATCGACGCGAATGGAACAATTTTCGATCTTAGAAACTCGGATTACTCAAAAATTGTGGGTTCGTCGGTAACGGTAACCGGTGCCTATGGAACCAACACGTCAGGCCGAGGAAATACCGCAGATATAGGTAATGATACGGCGTCACTATTTAATGATGAATGCCTAAAAGACAGTCTATATATCACCTCCTCAGATACGATTTATGTCGATTTAAGCGGACTGCCACTTGATGATGCTGGTTTATACACGGTAGGAGTAACTGCAAGCCGAAAGTCTGATACAGGCACAAAGGTTAGTGAGTACACTGTTGATGGCATTACTTTGGCGCTAGATGCTGAATTAAGTCCGCCTGGTCAGGTTTACTTCAATAATGTTACCGGCGCGAATCTCAGGTCGAATGGTATTCAGGTTGCTGTTCAAGATGGTAGTTCTTTTGGGTATATAGGTATTGCAAGTATAACTGAAGCAGGATGA
- a CDS encoding VRR-NUC domain-containing protein has product MKPVRKTSKARKRPTDYEGPEQIAFMLWLKVHYPWAEEVCIHVPNGGSRNKIEAAKLKKQGVKAGFPDLVFFLPRGEYHGLAIEFKATPPNDADVQTNQKEWLQRLTDQGYKAVVARGYDEIRQVFKDYISEPAPHVRKAVA; this is encoded by the coding sequence ATGAAACCAGTTCGGAAGACTTCAAAGGCAAGGAAACGGCCAACCGATTATGAAGGGCCAGAGCAGATAGCTTTTATGCTCTGGCTAAAGGTGCATTACCCCTGGGCGGAAGAGGTTTGTATTCATGTGCCGAACGGTGGAAGCCGTAACAAGATCGAAGCGGCCAAACTGAAGAAACAAGGGGTGAAGGCGGGCTTTCCAGACTTGGTGTTCTTTCTCCCCCGTGGTGAATATCACGGGTTGGCGATTGAGTTCAAGGCGACGCCGCCCAATGATGCGGACGTTCAGACGAACCAGAAAGAGTGGTTACAGCGATTAACAGACCAGGGTTATAAGGCAGTGGTTGCCAGAGGATACGATGAAATCAGGCAAGTCTTTAAAGACTATATCAGCGAACCTGCCCCACATGTGCGGAAAGCGGTGGCTTGA
- a CDS encoding HNH endonuclease produces MPNAAKKPCSKFGCKEVVERGQRFCSDHKALHQETIDKQRGTAAQRGYGSRWQKARLGFLRNNPLCLHCHAEGLTISATVVDHIIPHKGDMALFWDRANWQPLCKRHHDIKTATEDGGFGRGRGV; encoded by the coding sequence ATGCCAAATGCCGCAAAGAAACCTTGTTCTAAGTTTGGTTGTAAAGAGGTAGTCGAGCGTGGCCAGCGCTTTTGTTCTGACCATAAGGCACTTCATCAAGAGACTATCGACAAGCAGCGTGGCACAGCAGCCCAGCGTGGCTATGGGTCTCGATGGCAGAAAGCTCGTCTTGGTTTCCTAAGAAACAATCCGCTATGCCTACACTGTCATGCAGAAGGTTTAACCATCAGTGCTACTGTAGTTGATCACATTATCCCGCATAAAGGTGATATGGCTTTGTTCTGGGATCGAGCCAACTGGCAACCGCTTTGTAAGCGTCATCACGATATTAAAACAGCTACTGAAGATGGTGGCTTTGGTAGGGGGAGGGGGGTGTAA
- a CDS encoding glycoside hydrolase family protein, translating to MSEFSIQRLKDDLKRHEGVRSTVYTCPAGKLTIGVGRNLEDRGLLESEIDFLLENDIAECIRSARQLVISFDQLNDVRQEVILNMIFNLGASRFSKFVKTIVAINDGFFEKAAAEMLDSRWATQVGDRAQELAERMRTGHE from the coding sequence ATGAGTGAGTTTAGTATTCAACGTTTGAAAGATGATCTGAAACGGCATGAAGGGGTGCGCTCTACTGTGTACACCTGCCCAGCGGGGAAGTTAACCATTGGCGTGGGGCGTAACTTGGAAGACCGTGGGCTGCTGGAATCTGAAATCGATTTTTTGCTGGAAAATGACATTGCTGAGTGTATTCGGTCTGCAAGGCAGTTGGTTATCTCTTTTGATCAATTGAATGATGTTCGGCAAGAAGTGATTTTGAATATGATTTTCAATTTGGGTGCTAGCCGGTTTAGTAAATTCGTAAAAACTATTGTGGCCATTAATGACGGGTTCTTTGAAAAAGCCGCCGCTGAAATGTTGGACAGTCGTTGGGCTACACAAGTTGGTGATCGAGCCCAAGAGTTAGCAGAACGTATGAGAACTGGCCACGAATAA
- a CDS encoding HNH endonuclease signature motif containing protein, protein MKGRQIQYSEQELCFIKSHCTLPRRELTDRFNAQFDRALEVSHIAALCKRKGWLTGRTGQFVKGEASWNAGTKGVMKPNSGNFKKGHVPQNHKPVGSERINVEGYVEIKTQEPNVYELKHRVVYQEHFGAIPPGTNVSFLDGDPLNCAPDNLIAISRAESLFINRSKLSGLTGNLKVVAKNLAAMNVKKHERAKAV, encoded by the coding sequence ATGAAAGGTCGGCAGATTCAGTACTCAGAACAAGAATTATGCTTTATCAAGTCGCATTGCACCTTGCCGCGTCGTGAGCTGACAGATCGGTTTAATGCCCAATTTGATCGTGCGTTGGAGGTGAGTCACATTGCGGCGCTGTGTAAGCGCAAGGGGTGGCTGACGGGGCGCACCGGCCAGTTTGTGAAGGGGGAAGCGTCTTGGAATGCGGGCACGAAAGGCGTAATGAAGCCAAACAGCGGCAATTTCAAAAAAGGCCATGTGCCTCAGAACCATAAGCCGGTCGGCAGTGAGCGGATCAATGTCGAAGGGTATGTGGAGATCAAGACTCAGGAGCCGAACGTTTACGAGCTAAAACATCGAGTTGTGTATCAGGAGCACTTTGGGGCGATTCCCCCTGGAACCAATGTTTCGTTTCTTGATGGCGACCCCCTGAATTGCGCGCCTGACAACCTGATCGCAATTTCCCGCGCTGAAAGCCTGTTCATTAACAGAAGCAAACTGTCGGGTTTAACCGGGAATTTGAAAGTGGTGGCTAAGAATCTGGCCGCCATGAATGTAAAAAAACACGAACGGGCCAAAGCGGTCTGA